In Brachypodium distachyon strain Bd21 chromosome 2, Brachypodium_distachyon_v3.0, whole genome shotgun sequence, one genomic interval encodes:
- the LOC100844673 gene encoding uncharacterized protein LOC100844673 isoform X3 has product MSTLKELVLSRCSRISDAGIKHIVSIDSLEKLHLSETGLTDNGVTLISALQNLDLLDLGGIHMTDKTLRSLQVLTRLEHLDIWGSEITNEGASVLKAFTRLSFLNVSWTHVTRLPPLPNLQHLNMSNCTIHSIRDGDSEVNVPLEKFTVCAASFGNIFEVFSSIQGSSLLYLDMSGCSLSNLHIFEKMKHIEHLDLSFSRITDAAIQHVANIGMNLRHLSLKNTGITSQAPCILAGTVPNLSSLSLAYTEIDDSALAYISMMPSLRVIDLSHTSIKGFTCVEVNSEKIPSMPPLEHLMYLESLNLEDTALSDEVIPPLASFRAIKYLYLKSDFLSDPALHALSSASNLTHLGFCGNILSDSGLLQFVPPAKLRVLDLSGCWILTGDAVSTFCKHHPVIEVTHELWQELQPNSGGTSQVHKSRQLPKAKTEAVNRQAGPSRLSGIFFVDERIKYSREELMELQHLTELNSVMHGVHLPPELWRMG; this is encoded by the exons ATGAGTACTCTGAAAGAATTGGTCTTGTCGAGATGCTCAAGGATATCAGATGCGGGCATCAAACATATAGTCTCCATTGATAGTTTGGAGAAGCTACACTTATCTGAGACTGGATTGACTGACAATGGGGTGACGCTGATCTCTGCACTACAAAACTTAGATTTGCTAGATTTGGGAGGAATTCATATGACTGACAAAACCTTGCGGTCACTACAG GTATTGACACGTCTTGAGCACCTTGATATATGGGGTAGTGAAATTACAAATGAGGGAGCTTCAGTCCTTAAAGCATTTACAAGATTGAGTTTCTTAAATGTTTCTTGGACACATGTGACTCGCTTACCACCTCTTCCAAACCTGCAACATCTTAATATGAGCAACTGCACAATTCATTCTATTCGTGATGGGGATTCTGAAGTTAATGTTCCTCTGGAAAAGTTTACTGTCTGTGCGGCCTCATTCGGTAACATTTTTGAAGTGTTCTCCAGCATCCAAGGAAGCTCATTGTTGTACTTGGACATGTCCGGTTGTTCTTTAAGCAACTTGCATATCTTTGAAAAGATGAAACATATAGAGCATCTGGACCTTAGCTTCAGCAGAATAACAGATGCTGCAATCCAGCATGTTGCAAATATTGGAATGAACCTGAGACACCTAAGCCTCAAGAATACTGGAATAACCTCTCAGGCACCATGTATTTTGGCAGGAACAGTTCCAAACCTGTCTTCGCTGTCTTTAGCTTATACAGAAATTGATGATTCTGCTCTAGCATATATCAGCATGATGCCTTCACTGAGAGTGATAGATCTAAGTCACACAAGTATTAAAG GGTTCACTTGTGTTGAAGTAAACTCGGAGAAAATACCGTCGATGCCTCCACTTGAGCATCTGATGTACCTTGAAAGTCTCAATCTGGAGGACACAGCACTGTCAGATGAAGTCATACCTCCCTTGGCATCCTTCAGAGCTATAAAATATTTGTACCTAAAAAGTGATTTCTTGTCTGATCCTGCCTTGCATGCCCTTTCTTCCGCCTCAAATTTGACACATCTTGGATTTTGTGGGAATATATTATCAGACTCAGGGCTTCTGCAATTTGTGCCCCCCGCCAAGCTACGTGTGTTAGATTTAAGCGGCTGCTGGATCTTGACAGGAGATGCTGTTTCAACATTTTGTAAGCACCACCCAGTTATTGAGGTGACACATGAACTGTGGCAGGAACTTCAACCAAATAGTGGTGGTACTTCGCAAGTTCACAAGTCTAGGCAACTTCCAAAGGCAAAAACAGAAGCTGTAAACCGTCAGGCTGGCCCTAGTAGGCTTTCTGGTATATTCTTTGTAG ATGAAAGGATAAAATACAGCAGGGAGGAATTGATGGAGCTCCAACACCTTACAGAATTAAATTCAGTGATGCATGGTGTGCATCTTCCACCAGAACTGTGGAGGATGGGATGA
- the LOC100830407 gene encoding endoglucanase 15: MARNGDAHVFAAFLCLLSLAATVKLASGHDYGMALRKSILYFEAQRSGMLPADQKVTWRASSGLFDGKANGVDLVGGYYDAGDNVKFGLPMAFTVTMMSWSILEYVEQMAAAGELQNAMDAVKWGTDYFIKAHPEPDVLYGEVGDGDTDHSCWQRPEDMTTSRQAFRVDPQNPGSDLAGETAAAMAAASMIFRTTYPGYANLLLEHSKQLFEFADKYRGKYDASIPVARNYYGSFSGYGDELLWAAAWLFEATEERSYLEYLASNGDALGGTGWSINQFGWDVKYPGVQVLAAKFLLQERAGEHADALQRYTQNAEFFVCSCVGKGAVNVPRTPGGVMYHQRWNNLQFVTSASFLLTVYADYTTVAGRGAVRCPAGAVQPYEILTFVKSQVNYILGDNPRGTSYMVGYGLSYPRQVHHRGASIVSVKRDPSFVSCQEGYSSWYGSQASNPNVLEGAIVGGPDEYDDFADERNNYEQTEAATYNSAPLLGVLARLAGACGGLEEDSQSLPEVREVSPSPANHTLRRAYHRQRHASSEHLEIAQNVTRTWATRRRTYYRYSVTVTNRSRKTVRGLHLGISELSGRLWGLEKARYGYVPQKWLQAALRPGRSVRFGYMQPGPPANVWVTGYKLF, translated from the exons ATGGCCAGGAACGGTGATGCTCATGTGTTTGCTGCATTCCTTTGTCTCCTGTCACTCGCAGCAACGGTGAAGCTGGCCTCTGGCCATGACTACGGCATGGCATTGAGGAAGAGCATCCTCTACTTTGAAGCGCAAAGATCCGGCATGCTCCCTGCAGACCAGAAGGTCACCTGGAGAGCCAGCTCTGGCCTCTTTGACGGGAAGGCCAATGGA GTGGATCTTGTGGGAGGGTACTACGATGCAGGGGACAACGTCAAGTTCGGGCTGCCCATGGCGTTCACGGTGACCATGATGTCCTGGAGCATCCTGGAGTACGTCGAGcagatggcggccgccggggaGCTCCAGAACGCCATGGACGCCGTCAAGTGGGGCACGGACTACTTCATCAAGGCGCACCCGGAGCCCGACGTGCTGTACGGGgaggtcggcgacggcgacacGGACCACAGCTGCTGGCAGCGGCCGGAGGACATGACGACGAGCCGCCAGGCGTTCCGCGTTGATCCCCAGAACCCCGGGTCGGACCTGGCCGGAGAGACAgccgcggccatggctgcCGCGTCAATGATCTTCCGCACCACCTATCCGGGCTATGCCAACCTGCTCCTCGAGCATTCTAAGCAG TTGTTTGAATTCGCGGACAAGTACAGGGGAAAGTACGATGCAAGCATCCCCGTCGCGCGGAACTACTACGGGTCATTCAGCGGATACGGC GACGAGCTGctgtgggcggcggcgtggctgTTCGAGGCGACGGAGGAGCGGTCCTACCTGGAGTACCTGGCCAGCAACGGCGACGCGCTGGGCGGCACGGGCTGGTCAATCAACCAGTTCGGGTGGGACGTCAAGTACCCCGGCGTGCAAGTCCTGGCGGCCAAGTTCCTTCTCCAGGAACGAGCCGGGGAGCACGCCGACGCGCTGCAGAGGTACACGCAGAACGCCGAGTTCTTCGTGTGCTCCTGCGTCGGGAAGGGCGCCGTCAACGTGCCCAGAACCCCCGGCGGCGTCATGTACCACCAGCGCTGGAACAACCTCCAGTTCGTCACCAGTGCTTCCTTCTTGCTCACGGTCTACGCCGACTACACCACGGTGGCCGGCCGGGGCGCCGTCCGCTGCCCCGCCGGCGCGGTGCAACCTTACGAGATCCTCACATTCGTCAAGTCCCAG GTGAATTACATCCTGGGGGACAACCCGAGGGGGACGAGCTACATGGTCGGGTACGGGTTGAGCTACCCGCGGCAGGTGCACCACCGGGGCGCGTCCATCGTGTCCGTGAAGAGGGACCCGTCGTTCGTGAGCTGCCAGGAGGGCTACTCCAGCTGGTACGGCAGCCAGGCCAGCAACCCCAACGTCCTGGAAGGCGCCATCGTGGGCGGGCCCGACGAGTACGACGACTTCGCCGACGAGAGGAACAACTACGAGCAGACGGAGGCCGCCACCTACAACAGCGCGCCGCTGCTCGGCGTCCTcgcccgcctcgccggcgcctgcGGCGGCCTCGAAGAGGACTCACAGTCACTCCCGGAGGTCAGGGAGGTGTCTCCTTCACCTGCCAACCACACGTTACGCCGGGCGTACCATCGACAACGTCACG CTTCTTCCGAGCACCTTGAGATTGCGCAGAATGTGACGAGGACGTGGGCGACGAGGCGCAGGACCTACTACAGGTACTCGGTCACGGTGACCAACAGGTCCCGGAAGACGGTGCGGGGGCTGCACCTCGGCATCTCGGAGCTCAGCGGCCGGCTGTGGGGGCTCGAGAAGGCGAGGTACGGGTACGTTCCCCAGAAGTGGCTGCAGGCAGCACTGCGGCCGGGGAGGAGCGTCAGGTTCGGGTATATGCAGCCGGGACCCCCGGCAAATGTGTGGGTCACTGGATACAAGCTGTTCTGA
- the LOC100844673 gene encoding uncharacterized protein LOC100844673 isoform X1, giving the protein MAAVSGSSDGGSETRLVDRCIDAAARGPATVDAWRRQRRSLERLPGQLADALLQRLAARRLLSPSLLEVFRHSVEEIDLSGNIAVDAEWLAYLGSFRYLRVLKLADCKNVNNSAVWALSGMSTLKELVLSRCSRISDAGIKHIVSIDSLEKLHLSETGLTDNGVTLISALQNLDLLDLGGIHMTDKTLRSLQVLTRLEHLDIWGSEITNEGASVLKAFTRLSFLNVSWTHVTRLPPLPNLQHLNMSNCTIHSIRDGDSEVNVPLEKFTVCAASFGNIFEVFSSIQGSSLLYLDMSGCSLSNLHIFEKMKHIEHLDLSFSRITDAAIQHVANIGMNLRHLSLKNTGITSQAPCILAGTVPNLSSLSLAYTEIDDSALAYISMMPSLRVIDLSHTSIKGFTCVEVNSEKIPSMPPLEHLMYLESLNLEDTALSDEVIPPLASFRAIKYLYLKSDFLSDPALHALSSASNLTHLGFCGNILSDSGLLQFVPPAKLRVLDLSGCWILTGDAVSTFCKHHPVIEVTHELWQELQPNSGGTSQVHKSRQLPKAKTEAVNRQAGPSRLSGIFFVDERIKYSREELMELQHLTELNSVMHGVHLPPELWRMG; this is encoded by the exons ATGGCGGCCGTCTCTGGCTCCTCCGACGGTGGCAGCGAAACGCGGCTGGTTGACCGCTGCATAGATGCAGCGGCGCGTGGCCCTGCCACCGTGGATGCCTGGCGCCGGCAGCGCCGGTCGCTGGAGCGCCTCCCCGGGCAGCTGGCGGACGCGCTGCTCCAacgcctcgccgcccgccgcctcctttcCCCCTCCCTACTCGA GGTTTTCCGGCACTCGGTGGAGGAGATCGACTTGAGCGGGAACATCGCTGTAGATGCGGAGTGGCTAGCTTACCTCGGCTCGTTCCGGTACCTGAGGGTCCTCAAGCTGGCGGATTGCAAGAATGTCAACAACTCTGCTGTCTGGGCACTCTCAG GCATGAGTACTCTGAAAGAATTGGTCTTGTCGAGATGCTCAAGGATATCAGATGCGGGCATCAAACATATAGTCTCCATTGATAGTTTGGAGAAGCTACACTTATCTGAGACTGGATTGACTGACAATGGGGTGACGCTGATCTCTGCACTACAAAACTTAGATTTGCTAGATTTGGGAGGAATTCATATGACTGACAAAACCTTGCGGTCACTACAG GTATTGACACGTCTTGAGCACCTTGATATATGGGGTAGTGAAATTACAAATGAGGGAGCTTCAGTCCTTAAAGCATTTACAAGATTGAGTTTCTTAAATGTTTCTTGGACACATGTGACTCGCTTACCACCTCTTCCAAACCTGCAACATCTTAATATGAGCAACTGCACAATTCATTCTATTCGTGATGGGGATTCTGAAGTTAATGTTCCTCTGGAAAAGTTTACTGTCTGTGCGGCCTCATTCGGTAACATTTTTGAAGTGTTCTCCAGCATCCAAGGAAGCTCATTGTTGTACTTGGACATGTCCGGTTGTTCTTTAAGCAACTTGCATATCTTTGAAAAGATGAAACATATAGAGCATCTGGACCTTAGCTTCAGCAGAATAACAGATGCTGCAATCCAGCATGTTGCAAATATTGGAATGAACCTGAGACACCTAAGCCTCAAGAATACTGGAATAACCTCTCAGGCACCATGTATTTTGGCAGGAACAGTTCCAAACCTGTCTTCGCTGTCTTTAGCTTATACAGAAATTGATGATTCTGCTCTAGCATATATCAGCATGATGCCTTCACTGAGAGTGATAGATCTAAGTCACACAAGTATTAAAG GGTTCACTTGTGTTGAAGTAAACTCGGAGAAAATACCGTCGATGCCTCCACTTGAGCATCTGATGTACCTTGAAAGTCTCAATCTGGAGGACACAGCACTGTCAGATGAAGTCATACCTCCCTTGGCATCCTTCAGAGCTATAAAATATTTGTACCTAAAAAGTGATTTCTTGTCTGATCCTGCCTTGCATGCCCTTTCTTCCGCCTCAAATTTGACACATCTTGGATTTTGTGGGAATATATTATCAGACTCAGGGCTTCTGCAATTTGTGCCCCCCGCCAAGCTACGTGTGTTAGATTTAAGCGGCTGCTGGATCTTGACAGGAGATGCTGTTTCAACATTTTGTAAGCACCACCCAGTTATTGAGGTGACACATGAACTGTGGCAGGAACTTCAACCAAATAGTGGTGGTACTTCGCAAGTTCACAAGTCTAGGCAACTTCCAAAGGCAAAAACAGAAGCTGTAAACCGTCAGGCTGGCCCTAGTAGGCTTTCTGGTATATTCTTTGTAG ATGAAAGGATAAAATACAGCAGGGAGGAATTGATGGAGCTCCAACACCTTACAGAATTAAATTCAGTGATGCATGGTGTGCATCTTCCACCAGAACTGTGGAGGATGGGATGA
- the LOC100830096 gene encoding uncharacterized protein LOC100830096 yields MKETSQDIESKGKLQPMVQGCDEGDTEQTNTIVTYEPIGDSCLLSAADDGKKVSREDIELVQNLIERCLQLYMNRGEVVRTLSTRARIEPGFTTLVWKKLEEENTEFFQAYYIRLKLKKQISLFNSLLEHQYNLMKYPVPQQVPVAPTQNGIHPMPVNNLPMGYPVLQQPGIPAPGQPHVNSMAGGPPNYHIANGIPYHAVRMSSGNGIMENAPEAAHAGTAFGTSSEIAMSPSSAMSSNHVPFTPPEISGMDVDASAVNPTFGADVGNVGPLQIGLDGGDGSSLEQQIWDFSLSDLSADLTNLGDLAVLENYSGNPFLPSDSDLLLDSADHGDIVEYFADDVDGPCQSDEEK; encoded by the exons ATGAAGGAGACTTCCCAG GATATCGAGAGCAAGGGAAAGTTGCAGCCAATGGTGCAAGGCTGTGATGAAGGCGACACTGAGCAGACCAATACAATAGTGACTTATGAACCTATAGGAGATTCTTGTTTGTTATCAGCTGCGGATGATGGTAAAAAGGTTTCCCGTGAAGACATTGAACTA GTCCAGAATCTAATAGAACGATGTCTGCAGTTATACATGAATAGAGGAGAAGTTGTTAGGACTCTTTCTACTCGTGCAAGAATAGAACCTGGTTTCACTACCTTAG TATGGAAGAAGCTTGAAGAAGAGAACACTGAGTTTTTTCAGGCTTACTACATAAGGTTGAAACTGAAAAAACAGATTAGCTTGTTTAACAGTTTATTGGAGCATCAGTACAATCTCATGAAGTACCCAGTACCCCAGCAGGTTCCAGTGGCTCCAACACAGAATGGGATTCATCCTATGCCTG TCAACAATTTGCCTATGGGATATCCAGTACTTCAACAACCTGGAATACCTGCTCCTGGCCAGCCTCATGTTAATTCAATGGCTGGTGGTCCACCGAACTACCATATAGCAAACGGAATTCCTTATCATGCAGTTCGCATGAGCTCAGGAAATGG CATAATGGAGAATGCACCTGAAGCTGCTCATGCTGGAACAGCCTTTGGTACTTCTTCTGAGATCGCCATGAGTCCATCATCAGCAATGTCGAGCAACCACGTTCCTTTCACTCCACCTGAGATATCAGGGATGGATGTGGATGCATCAGCAGTAAATCCGACCTTTGGAGCTGATGTGGGCAATGTAGGGCCTTTGCAAATAGGACTAGATGGTGGTGACGGCTCCTCCTTAGAGCAGCAGATCTGGGATTTCAGCCTTTCTGATCTATCAGCAGATTTGACAAATTTGGGAG ACCTGGCAGTTCTTGAGAACTACTCAGGCAACCCATTCCTGCCTTCGGACTCAGATCTCTTACTTGATTCCGCAGACCATGGCGACATAG TTGAGTACTTCGCTGATGACGTCGATGGGCCTTGTCAATCAGATGAGGAGAAGTAA
- the LOC100844673 gene encoding uncharacterized protein LOC100844673 isoform X2 yields MAAVSGSSDGGSETRLVDRCIDAAARGPATVDAWRRQRRSLERLPGQLADALLQRLAARRLLSPSLLEVFRHSVEEIDLSGNIAVDAEWLAYLGSFRYLRVLKLADCKNVNNSAVWALSGMSTLKELVLSRCSRISDAGIKHIVSIDSLEKLHLSETGLTDNGVTLISALQNLDLLDLGGIHMTDKTLRSLQVLTRLEHLDIWGSEITNEGASVLKAFTRLSFLNVSWTHVTRLPPLPNLQHLNMSNCTIHSIRDGDSEVNVPLEKFTVCAASFGNIFEVFSSIQGSSLLYLDMSGCSLSNLHIFEKMKHIEHLDLSFSRITDAAIQHVANIGMNLRHLSLKNTGITSQAPCILAGTVPNLSSLSLAYTEIDDSALAYISMMPSLRVIDLSHTSIKGFTCVEVNSEKIPSMPPLEHLMYLESLNLEDTALSDEVIPPLASFRAIKYLYLKNSGLLQFVPPAKLRVLDLSGCWILTGDAVSTFCKHHPVIEVTHELWQELQPNSGGTSQVHKSRQLPKAKTEAVNRQAGPSRLSGIFFVDERIKYSREELMELQHLTELNSVMHGVHLPPELWRMG; encoded by the exons ATGGCGGCCGTCTCTGGCTCCTCCGACGGTGGCAGCGAAACGCGGCTGGTTGACCGCTGCATAGATGCAGCGGCGCGTGGCCCTGCCACCGTGGATGCCTGGCGCCGGCAGCGCCGGTCGCTGGAGCGCCTCCCCGGGCAGCTGGCGGACGCGCTGCTCCAacgcctcgccgcccgccgcctcctttcCCCCTCCCTACTCGA GGTTTTCCGGCACTCGGTGGAGGAGATCGACTTGAGCGGGAACATCGCTGTAGATGCGGAGTGGCTAGCTTACCTCGGCTCGTTCCGGTACCTGAGGGTCCTCAAGCTGGCGGATTGCAAGAATGTCAACAACTCTGCTGTCTGGGCACTCTCAG GCATGAGTACTCTGAAAGAATTGGTCTTGTCGAGATGCTCAAGGATATCAGATGCGGGCATCAAACATATAGTCTCCATTGATAGTTTGGAGAAGCTACACTTATCTGAGACTGGATTGACTGACAATGGGGTGACGCTGATCTCTGCACTACAAAACTTAGATTTGCTAGATTTGGGAGGAATTCATATGACTGACAAAACCTTGCGGTCACTACAG GTATTGACACGTCTTGAGCACCTTGATATATGGGGTAGTGAAATTACAAATGAGGGAGCTTCAGTCCTTAAAGCATTTACAAGATTGAGTTTCTTAAATGTTTCTTGGACACATGTGACTCGCTTACCACCTCTTCCAAACCTGCAACATCTTAATATGAGCAACTGCACAATTCATTCTATTCGTGATGGGGATTCTGAAGTTAATGTTCCTCTGGAAAAGTTTACTGTCTGTGCGGCCTCATTCGGTAACATTTTTGAAGTGTTCTCCAGCATCCAAGGAAGCTCATTGTTGTACTTGGACATGTCCGGTTGTTCTTTAAGCAACTTGCATATCTTTGAAAAGATGAAACATATAGAGCATCTGGACCTTAGCTTCAGCAGAATAACAGATGCTGCAATCCAGCATGTTGCAAATATTGGAATGAACCTGAGACACCTAAGCCTCAAGAATACTGGAATAACCTCTCAGGCACCATGTATTTTGGCAGGAACAGTTCCAAACCTGTCTTCGCTGTCTTTAGCTTATACAGAAATTGATGATTCTGCTCTAGCATATATCAGCATGATGCCTTCACTGAGAGTGATAGATCTAAGTCACACAAGTATTAAAG GGTTCACTTGTGTTGAAGTAAACTCGGAGAAAATACCGTCGATGCCTCCACTTGAGCATCTGATGTACCTTGAAAGTCTCAATCTGGAGGACACAGCACTGTCAGATGAAGTCATACCTCCCTTGGCATCCTTCAGAGCTATAAAATATTTGTACCTAAAAA ACTCAGGGCTTCTGCAATTTGTGCCCCCCGCCAAGCTACGTGTGTTAGATTTAAGCGGCTGCTGGATCTTGACAGGAGATGCTGTTTCAACATTTTGTAAGCACCACCCAGTTATTGAGGTGACACATGAACTGTGGCAGGAACTTCAACCAAATAGTGGTGGTACTTCGCAAGTTCACAAGTCTAGGCAACTTCCAAAGGCAAAAACAGAAGCTGTAAACCGTCAGGCTGGCCCTAGTAGGCTTTCTGGTATATTCTTTGTAG ATGAAAGGATAAAATACAGCAGGGAGGAATTGATGGAGCTCCAACACCTTACAGAATTAAATTCAGTGATGCATGGTGTGCATCTTCCACCAGAACTGTGGAGGATGGGATGA
- the LOC100844982 gene encoding pentatricopeptide repeat-containing protein At3g49170, chloroplastic — translation MASTLTALPAKLPPPPPPFPTIRCHLNPLTAHLVLSSDHSCDAAKLLTSAARAGDLRLGRALHRRLLRSEILDTDAVVANSLLTMYSKCGAVEAARRVFDQMCGVRDLVSWTAMASCLARNGAERESLRLLGEMLELGLRPNAFTLCAAARACFPQELFRLAGGVVLGFVLKTGFWGTDVSVGCALIDMFARNGDLVAAQRVFDGLIERTSVVWTLLITRYVQAGCASKVVELFLHMLDDGFEPDGYSMSSMISACTELGSVRLGQQLHSVALRLGLVSDSCVSCGLVDMYAKLKMERSMEHARKVFKTMPRHNVMSWTALISGYVQSGVQENNVMALFREMLNESIRPNHITYSNLLKACANLSDQDSGRQIHAHVLKTSIAHVNVVGNALVSMYAESGCMEEARKAFDQLYETNILSMSPDVETERNNASCSSKIEGMDDGVSTFTFASLLSAAASVGLLTKGQKLHALSMKAGFRSDQGISNSLVSMYARCGYLEDACRAFDEMKDHNVISWTSIISGLAKHGYAKQALSMFHDMILAGVKPNDVTYIAVLSACSHVGLVKEGKEHFRSMQKDHGLLPRMEHYACIVDLLARSGLVEEARQFINEMPCKADALVWKTLLSACRTYGNTEIGEIAANHVINLEPRDPAPYVLLSNLYADAGLWDEVARIRSLMRDKNLSKETGLSWMDVGNTIHEFRAGDTSHPLAIDIYAKLVTLIREIKDIGYVPDTSIVLHDMSEELKEQYLLQHSEKIAVAFGLITTSATKPMRIFKNLRVCADCHSAIKYISKSTGREIILRDSNRFHRMKDGICSCGEYW, via the coding sequence ATGGCTTCCACCCTGACCGCCCTTCCAGCCAAgctcccaccgccgccgcctcccttccCGACCATTCGTTGCCACCTGAATCCACTCACCGCGCACCTGGTGCTCTCGTCCGACCACTCCTGCGATGCGGCGAAGCTCCTCACttcggccgcgcgcgccggcgacCTCCGCCTCGGTCGCGCGCTTcaccgccgtctcctccgcaGCGAGATCCTCGATACCGACGCCGTTGTAGCCAACTCCCTCCTAACTATGTACTCCAAGTGTGGCGCTGTGGAAGCCGCGCGCAGGGTGTTCGACCAAATGTGCGGCGTGCGGGACCTTGTCTCCTGGACTGCCATGGCGTCTTGCCTTGCGCGAAACGGCGCGGAGCGAGAATCTCTGCGCCTTCTCGGCGAGATGCTCGAGTTGGGGCTCCGGCCGAACGCGTTCACCCTATGCGCTGCGGCTCGTGCCTGCTTCCCGCAGGAGCTCTTTCGCTTGGCTGGTGGCGTGGTCCTTGGGTTTGTACTCAAGACGGGGTTCTGGGGCACCGACGTCTCAGTGGGCTGTGCCTTAATTGATATGTTCGCGAGGAACGGGGACCTAGTGGCAGCGCAAAGAGTGTTTGATGGGTTGATCGAGAGGACATCGGTCGTATGGACGTTGCTGATTACACGGTACGTGCAAGCTGGGTGCGCAAGTAAGGTAGTTGAATTATTTCTCCATATGCTGGATGATGGTTTTGAGCCCGACGGATACTCCATGAGCAGTATGATTTCGGCTTGTACGGAGTTAGGATCGGTCAGATTGGGGCAGCAACTGCATTCTGTAGCACTCCGGCTGGGGCTTGTTTCTGATAGCTGTGTGAGCTGTGGACTTGTGGACATGTACGCAAAATTGAAAATGGAGCGGTCTATGGAACATGCAAGGAAGGTCTTCAAAACGATGCCCAGGCATAACGTGATGTCATGGACAGCGCTGATATCAGGATATGTACAATCTGGAGTACAGGAAAACAATGTGATGGCCCTGTTCCGAGAAATGTTAAATGAGAGTATCAGACCAAATCACATCACATATTCTAATCTTCTTAAGGCCTGTGCAAACCTTTCTGACCAAGACTCAGGCAGACAAATTCATGCCCATGTCCTGAAAACCAGCATAGCGCATGTAAACGTTGTTGGGAATGCTCTGGTCAGCATGTATGCTGAATCTGGTTGCATGGAGGAGGCTAGAAAGGCGTTCGACCAGCTTTATGAGACGAACATACTTTCCATGAGTCCTGATGTTGAAACTGAGAGAAACAATGCCTCTTGCAGTTCAAAGATTGAGGGCATGGATGATGGAGTCAGCACGTTCACATTTGCTAGTCTTCTTAGCGCTGCCGCCAGTGTAGGATTGCTTACCAAAGGTCAGAAACTACATGCGCTTTCAATGAAAGCAGGATTTCGGTCTGATCAAGGCATAAGCAACTCCCTTGTTTCCATGTATGCTAGGTGTGGATACTTGGAGGATGCTTGTCGAGCATTTGATGAAATGAAGGACCATAATGTGATATCATGGACTTCAATAATTAGTGGCTTAGCCAAACATGGGTACGCAAAACAAGCGCTGTCGATGTTTCATGACATGATCTTGGCTGGTGTCAAACCAAATGACGTCACATACATTGCTGTGTTGTCTGCCTGTAGCCATGTTGGTCTTGTGAAAGAAGGGAAGGAGCACTTCAGATCAATGCAGAAGGATCACGGACTCTTACCGAGGATGGAACATTATGCTTGCATAGTGGATCTGCTTGCACGATCAGGTCTTGTTGAAGAAGCCCGGCAGTTCATTAACGAAATGCCCTGTAAAGCGGATGCGTTGGTTTGGAAGACTCTTCTAAGTGCTTGTAGGACTTACGGCAATACTGAGATTGGTGAAATTGCTGCTAATCATGTCATAAATCTCGAGCCGCGAGATCCAGCTCCCTATGTCCTGCTCTCAAACTTGTATGCTGATGCTGGTTTGTGGGATGAAGTTGCAAGAATAAGGAGTCTGATGAGAGACAAGAACTTGAGTAAAGAAACTGGCTTGAGTTGGATGGATGTTGGAAACACCATTCACGAGTTTCGAGCTGGTGATACCAGTCATCCGCTAGCAATAGATATCTATGCGAAGTTGGTCACGTTGATCAGAGAAATCAAAGATATTGGCTATGTACCAGACACGAGCATTGTGCTCCATGACATGTCGGAGGAGCTTAAGGAACAGTATTTGCTTCAGCACAGCGAAAAGATCGCTGTCGCATTTGGTTTGATTACTACGTCCGCAACAAAACCTATGAGGATATTTAAGAACCTCCGTGTATGTGCAGATTGTCATTCAGCGATCAAGTATATCTCTAAATCCACTGGAAGAGAGATTATTTTGAGAGATAGCAACAGGTTCCATAGGATGAAAGACGGGATATGCTCATGTGGAGAATATTGGTGA